In the genome of Kosmotoga arenicorallina S304, the window TTCTTGCCCTCTGACATCAAGCATAACGCCTTCTCCAACAAAGTTTTCAAGTGGAAACTCTAAAATGTGCTTTTTGCTGTTTGTCATATGCATGGGACCGTCAATATGTGTTCCGCTATGCATGCTTATTTCAAGCCTGTGATTGTTGTAACCATCTTTGCTGAGATACCTTGATTGTCGCAAAATAGTTTCATCATCGCCGGGATACACGGCCATTCCATTTTTGATAATCCTCGATAAATCAATAAATTTGCTCATGTTTACGCCTCCTGCTTTCAAAGAAACAATGAAATGATGACAATAGCAGTCCCTATTATTTTTATTACACCTAATTGTTCAGAGAGAAAAGCAACAGCAAAAAATGTGGATACAATGGGCTTTAAATAAAAGATTCGACTTGCTGCAGAAGCACCAATCAGTTCCATTGCTCTGAAAAAGGTCAAATAGGCTACTCCAGTTACTCCTACACCAAGATAGAGAATCACCAGCCAGTTTACCGCGGAGAGCTCAGGGGAAGTGAATTTACCTGTAATTATTAGTAAAATCCCATATAAGAGGCTGGAAAAGAAAGAAGAGTATGCGGTGCTAACAAGCGCACCAAATTTTATTATGAACCTTTTCATAACCAGAGAATACAACGCAAAGGATAATGAAGCTAAAAGCCCGAAGAATATTCCAAGAAATGTGTCTCCCACAATCCTGCCATAGGCAAATACAACTATCCCGCATAATCCTATAACCGTAGCCACGAATTTCTTTTTTGTGAGCCTTTCGCCGGCAATAAAAACAAGAAGAGATACGAATATAGGATTAGTGGCAACAAGTGTCGCTGCTGTTGAAGCAACGCCGTGTTTCACAGATAGTTGGAGCGCTGTCATGGAAATTATGGAATTCAACGAGCCCACAAGCGTCAAAAGTAGAATATCTTTTAAACTAAGTCTCTTTCTCACAAAAGAGAGTAAAAAAAGACCACCTATGAAGAATCTCAAGAAAGTTAGAAAAAACGGGTCAACAGAACCCATAAGAGGTTTTGAAATCACTTCCATAGAGGAAAAAAAGAACAATGTTATACCAAGATAAAGATAAGCCACATGACCATCCTTTGCTCAATCAATTGCTTCTATTATAGAACATCACGAAGACGGTGGAAAGGTTTCTATTGGTATGGAAATGAAGTTTCCATCTTCACAATAGAAAATTTCTTTTACTCCCAGGGTTTTGATGATTTTAAGAGCTTCGTCAAACCCTTTCCCGAGATCCTCTGTTCTATGGGCATCAGAACCGATAGTAAGATATTTCCCGCCAAAGGAAAGGTACTTTTCGATAATCCAGGGTTGTGGGTTGACTTCCTTAAATGCTTTTCTCAATCCAGATGTATTTATTTCTAATCCCAGATCCATTTTCACTAAAAGCGTTAAGAGCTCATCAAGTAATGGAGAAGGTTCAAGAGGGGAATAATCAGGGATATATCGCCTTAAGAAATCGAGGTGCCCGAAAAAACCGGGGAATTCAAGGGTTTCAACCGCTGCAATTGATTCTTCCAGATAGGCTTTCCACAACTTTTTAGGCTCGGTGTTATCAGGAAAATTCGGGCCATCGTGAATAGAATAAATAAAGTAGTCAAAAGCCCCATTCAAAATGGTGTTATCTGTGTAGCTTTGAATGCCAAGCTCTACGGCTTTAAGCACTTTAAGGGGATATTCTTTCGATACTCGCTCAATTTCCTCAAGATACGGCAATGGATCGCCAAAGTTTTCCGCTTCTTCCAGTGTGGGACCGAGCTCATAATGGTCACTTATGCCAAGTACTTTGACATCCCTTTTTACAGCAGCTTCTACTACTTCTTCAATTGTAGGTTCTGCATCCGGTGAGAACCTCGTATGAACGTGAAGATCTATCATGACTCTCCTCCCGCCTTAAATTCATCTATATGATAACTTATTTTATTCTATTGGGGAAATGCTATTGTGCGAATCCCCGGCTATTTTGATGTTAAAATTATTGAAAAGTAAGGAGATGATTTTGTGAGAAGTTCCATCGAATGTATCCCATGTAATATCAACTCATTGATACGCATTTTGAAGAAAGCCAATATCGATTCCAAAATACAAGAAGAGCTTGTGAAGGGCTATATGGAAAAACTTTTAAAGCTTGAAACTTTCGAAATGACCCCCGTTCACATGGGTAGAGAAATCAGAAAGCTTCTATTGAAATCTCTTGGCAAGGTTGACCTTTATAAAGAAATAAAGGATTCTTCTAACGAGCTTCTTCTTTCCCTGTATGATGATCTGAAGGTTGAGGTTATGAAATCTCCCAATCCTGTTGAAACTGCTTTGAGATTTTCAGTCGCCGGGAACATCATAGATTTTGCGCCCGGTCACGAAATTAACCTCATGAAGACCTTGAGAGATTCTACAAGAACAGCCTTTGCAATCGATCACTTAGAGAAACTTTCGAAGGATTTGCAGAACGCTAAGAGTCTGCTTTTAATCGGAGATAACTGCGGGGAAGCTGTTTTGGATAAGTTGCTTCTGGAAGTTATCGACGTGCCTGTGAAATATTTCGCGGTGAGAAGCACACCTGTTTTAAACGACATAACCCTGAGAGAAGCGAAACTCATAGGTATGGACAAAGTAG includes:
- a CDS encoding DMT family transporter, whose product is MAYLYLGITLFFFSSMEVISKPLMGSVDPFFLTFLRFFIGGLFLLSFVRKRLSLKDILLLTLVGSLNSIISMTALQLSVKHGVASTAATLVATNPIFVSLLVFIAGERLTKKKFVATVIGLCGIVVFAYGRIVGDTFLGIFFGLLASLSFALYSLVMKRFIIKFGALVSTAYSSFFSSLLYGILLIITGKFTSPELSAVNWLVILYLGVGVTGVAYLTFFRAMELIGASAASRIFYLKPIVSTFFAVAFLSEQLGVIKIIGTAIVIISLFL
- a CDS encoding histidinol-phosphatase HisJ family protein; its protein translation is MIDLHVHTRFSPDAEPTIEEVVEAAVKRDVKVLGISDHYELGPTLEEAENFGDPLPYLEEIERVSKEYPLKVLKAVELGIQSYTDNTILNGAFDYFIYSIHDGPNFPDNTEPKKLWKAYLEESIAAVETLEFPGFFGHLDFLRRYIPDYSPLEPSPLLDELLTLLVKMDLGLEINTSGLRKAFKEVNPQPWIIEKYLSFGGKYLTIGSDAHRTEDLGKGFDEALKIIKTLGVKEIFYCEDGNFISIPIETFPPSS
- a CDS encoding damage-control phosphatase ARMT1 family protein, which produces MRSSIECIPCNINSLIRILKKANIDSKIQEELVKGYMEKLLKLETFEMTPVHMGREIRKLLLKSLGKVDLYKEIKDSSNELLLSLYDDLKVEVMKSPNPVETALRFSVAGNIIDFAPGHEINLMKTLRDSTRTAFAIDHLEKLSKDLQNAKSLLLIGDNCGEAVLDKLLLEVIDVPVKYFAVRSTPVLNDITLREAKLIGMDKVATVIESGTDAPGTLLDRITPEFKEILYNSDVVIAKGQGNFESLSEIDRGIYFLLMTKCDIVSSYVGVNKGSFVIIKKEPKLQK